In one window of Duganella dendranthematis DNA:
- a CDS encoding LysR family transcriptional regulator gives MDQLRAMEIFVEVARQRSFSEAGRRLGLTRAMVSKHILQLEGNLGARLLHRSTREVSLTDVGQAYLTPCMATVAQAQEAARVVAQQAGDELAGPLRIQAPSSFGSEWLAGALARFALLHPLLEPMLFVDDALLDPIEHGFDLTIRVGGIPDVHALAMRPLAPCRGVLCASPSYLARHGVPATPQDLQQHRCLHFSHLTDGTQWHFTRGDQQQSVRVAASFTANNGLVLQQAAQQGLGIVYNTTFLAWRSLMEGTLVPVLGDWELPLNHLSALYPASRQPSPKVRALIDFLVAEYHPVPPWDRELQTSGILR, from the coding sequence ATGGACCAATTACGGGCGATGGAAATATTTGTTGAGGTGGCACGGCAGCGCAGCTTCAGCGAGGCCGGCCGCCGCCTGGGACTGACGCGCGCCATGGTTAGCAAGCACATCCTGCAACTGGAGGGAAATCTGGGCGCGCGGTTGCTGCACCGCTCCACGCGTGAAGTGAGTCTGACCGACGTCGGCCAGGCGTATCTGACGCCGTGCATGGCGACGGTGGCGCAGGCGCAGGAAGCGGCGCGGGTAGTGGCGCAGCAGGCCGGCGACGAGCTGGCAGGGCCGCTGCGGATACAGGCGCCGTCGAGCTTCGGCAGCGAGTGGCTGGCCGGCGCGCTGGCGCGCTTCGCACTGCTGCATCCCTTGCTGGAGCCGATGCTGTTCGTCGACGACGCGCTGCTCGATCCGATCGAACATGGCTTCGACCTGACGATACGGGTGGGCGGCATACCGGACGTGCATGCGCTGGCCATGCGGCCGCTGGCGCCGTGTCGCGGCGTGCTGTGCGCATCGCCGTCGTACCTGGCGCGGCATGGCGTGCCGGCCACGCCGCAGGATTTGCAGCAGCACCGCTGCCTGCACTTCAGCCACCTGACCGACGGCACGCAATGGCATTTTACGCGCGGCGACCAACAGCAATCGGTGCGCGTCGCCGCCAGCTTCACGGCCAACAATGGGCTGGTGCTGCAACAGGCCGCGCAGCAGGGACTGGGCATCGTCTACAACACCACCTTCCTGGCTTGGCGCAGCCTGATGGAAGGCACGCTGGTGCCGGTGCTGGGCGACTGGGAACTGCCGCTGAATCACCTCAGCGCACTGTATCCGGCCAGCCGCCAGCCATCACCCAAAGTGCGCGCGCTGATCGACTTCCTGGTCGCCGAATACCATCCCGTGCCGCCGTGGGACCGCGAATTGCAGACCTCCGGCATATTGCGTTAA
- a CDS encoding CHASE domain-containing protein, whose protein sequence is MRARGYLAFFVGICLTAWTCYFVIQEQQKQQVQASFQRDTERVARDMQNRLQIYFDTLHSMKGMYALSDSIDAIDRKHFHRFVNELKVDKRYPGYQALQFVRVVPEAELPAFVERVKRDTTLEAQGYPQFHVHPATRRPLHYIIEYTEPLKGNENAFGLDLAALAPHLKALELGRDSGDIVATERITLVQDASGEPGFVARAPVYRNGLPLETTAQRREALEGFVAIVFRVNALMREVLDPALLEHLHVRIEDGGFQQGKPPAPGVDTLLYDSDGRVETHQERGEKVTGLTAQTVLPVAQRHWIVRFEGRAGARYGRSQLPVVLIGIAGVIISALIAALLVVNRRETDARHGMEFSLNELALQKQNAEQARNSLSRVVATLKQAQTNLQTSEKMASLGALVAGVAHELNTPIGNSLLTATALADMVRDFERRLQEGGGLKRSALEAHLADARKACDIMAHSLTRAADLITSFKQVAVDQASGQRRRFRLDEVLHDTLATYAAQLRRACCTVTVDVPADLMFDSYPGSLGQVLSNLIGNALLHGFDGRESGVLAISARREGRDLVVLQMKDDGIGMTDVVLHKIFDPFFTTKMGQGGSGLGMNIVYNIVTGVLKGTIRVESVPAGGTSVLLVLPLAPEEELAQA, encoded by the coding sequence ATGCGCGCGCGCGGCTACCTGGCTTTCTTTGTCGGGATCTGCCTGACAGCCTGGACCTGCTATTTTGTGATTCAGGAACAGCAGAAGCAGCAAGTGCAGGCCAGCTTCCAGCGCGACACCGAGAGGGTGGCGCGCGATATGCAGAACCGGCTGCAAATCTATTTCGACACGCTGCACAGCATGAAGGGCATGTATGCGCTTAGTGACAGTATCGATGCCATCGACCGCAAACACTTCCACCGCTTCGTCAATGAACTGAAGGTCGACAAGCGCTACCCCGGCTATCAGGCCTTGCAGTTTGTGCGCGTGGTGCCGGAGGCGGAACTGCCGGCGTTTGTGGAACGTGTGAAGCGGGACACTACGCTGGAAGCGCAAGGCTATCCGCAATTTCATGTGCACCCGGCCACGCGCCGCCCGCTGCACTACATCATTGAATACACCGAACCGCTGAAGGGCAACGAGAACGCCTTTGGCCTCGATCTGGCGGCGCTGGCGCCGCACCTGAAGGCGCTGGAACTGGGACGCGACAGCGGCGACATCGTCGCCACCGAGCGCATCACGCTGGTGCAGGACGCCAGCGGCGAACCGGGCTTCGTGGCGCGCGCGCCGGTGTACCGCAACGGCCTGCCGCTGGAGACCACGGCGCAGCGGCGCGAGGCGCTGGAAGGCTTTGTGGCGATTGTGTTTCGCGTTAATGCGCTAATGCGCGAGGTGCTCGATCCGGCGCTGCTGGAGCATTTGCACGTGCGCATCGAGGACGGCGGCTTTCAGCAGGGGAAACCGCCGGCGCCCGGCGTCGACACACTGCTGTACGACAGCGACGGCAGGGTCGAGACACATCAGGAGCGCGGCGAGAAGGTGACTGGACTGACGGCGCAAACCGTGCTGCCGGTGGCGCAGCGCCACTGGATCGTGCGGTTTGAAGGCCGCGCCGGCGCGCGTTACGGCCGCTCGCAATTGCCGGTGGTGCTGATCGGGATAGCGGGCGTGATCATCAGCGCGCTGATCGCCGCGCTGCTGGTGGTCAACCGGCGCGAGACGGATGCGCGGCACGGCATGGAATTCAGCCTGAATGAACTGGCGCTGCAAAAGCAGAATGCCGAGCAGGCGCGCAACAGCCTGTCGCGCGTGGTGGCGACGCTGAAGCAAGCGCAGACCAATCTGCAAACCTCGGAGAAGATGGCGTCGCTGGGGGCGCTGGTGGCCGGGGTGGCGCATGAACTGAATACGCCGATCGGCAACAGCCTGCTGACCGCCACCGCGCTGGCCGACATGGTGCGCGACTTTGAGCGCCGCTTGCAGGAAGGCGGTGGCCTGAAACGTTCGGCGCTGGAGGCGCATCTGGCCGACGCCCGCAAGGCTTGCGACATCATGGCGCATTCGCTGACGCGGGCGGCGGACCTGATCACGTCCTTCAAGCAGGTGGCGGTGGACCAGGCCAGCGGCCAGCGCCGCCGCTTCCGGCTGGACGAGGTGCTGCACGATACGCTGGCCACCTACGCGGCGCAGCTGCGGCGCGCCTGCTGCACGGTGACGGTGGACGTGCCGGCCGATCTGATGTTCGATTCCTATCCGGGGAGTTTGGGCCAGGTGCTGAGTAATCTGATCGGCAACGCGCTGCTGCACGGCTTCGATGGCCGCGAGAGTGGTGTGCTGGCGATCAGCGCGCGGCGCGAGGGACGCGACCTGGTGGTGCTGCAAATGAAGGACGACGGCATCGGCATGACCGACGTGGTGCTGCACAAAATCTTCGATCCCTTCTTCACCACCAAGATGGGGCAGGGCGGTTCAGGGCTGGGGATGAATATCGTTTATAACATTGTGACCGGTGTACTGAAAGGGACCATCCGCGTAGAGTCGGTGCCGGCCGGTGGCACCAGCGTGCTGCTGGTGCTGCCACTGGCGCCGGAAGAGGAATTGGCTCAGGCGTAG
- a CDS encoding low molecular weight protein tyrosine phosphatase family protein — translation MKRALFICSQNRLRSPTAEQIFSTWPDVETDSAGLGGDANVPLSSEQIAWANIIFVMEKAHRNRLSTRFRSHLNGKRIICLDIPDDYDYMQPALIKLLEVKAGRFLR, via the coding sequence TTGAAACGAGCCTTGTTCATCTGTAGCCAGAACCGTCTGCGAAGCCCGACGGCCGAGCAGATATTTTCTACGTGGCCTGATGTGGAGACCGACTCGGCCGGCTTGGGCGGCGATGCGAATGTGCCGCTGTCAAGCGAGCAGATTGCGTGGGCCAATATCATCTTCGTGATGGAAAAAGCCCATCGGAATCGCTTGTCGACCAGGTTCCGCTCTCACCTTAACGGCAAGCGCATTATCTGTCTCGATATCCCTGATGATTACGACTATATGCAGCCGGCGTTGATCAAGCTGCTGGAGGTCAAAGCTGGTCGTTTTCTACGCTAG
- a CDS encoding SDR family NAD(P)-dependent oxidoreductase — protein sequence MGKLQLESKIAVITGGSSGIGLATAQRFVAEGAHVFITGRRQVELDKAVELIGANVTAVQGDVSKLADLDRLYATVKASKGRVDILVANSGIVDPTGIDDVTSEHYDKTFDINAKGLLFTVQKALPLMGKGGAIVLTASIASVKGMPGYGTYSASKAAVRSFARTWTIELKERGIRVNTLSPGPVDTPIIDSQASDQASADQLRNMFSTMIPLGRMGRPEEVAAAALFLASDESSFVAGIDLSVDGGMAQV from the coding sequence ATGGGCAAGCTTCAACTGGAAAGCAAAATCGCCGTCATCACGGGCGGCAGCAGCGGCATCGGTCTGGCGACCGCGCAGCGTTTCGTTGCCGAAGGCGCACATGTGTTCATCACCGGCCGCCGTCAGGTCGAGCTGGACAAAGCCGTCGAACTGATCGGTGCCAATGTCACCGCCGTGCAAGGCGACGTCAGCAAGCTGGCCGACCTGGACCGCTTGTACGCCACGGTGAAAGCCAGCAAAGGCCGGGTGGACATCCTGGTGGCCAACTCCGGCATCGTCGATCCGACCGGCATCGACGACGTCACCAGCGAGCACTACGACAAGACCTTCGACATCAACGCCAAAGGCTTGCTGTTCACGGTGCAAAAAGCGCTGCCACTGATGGGCAAAGGCGGCGCCATCGTGCTGACCGCGTCGATCGCCTCGGTCAAGGGCATGCCAGGCTACGGCACCTACAGCGCCAGCAAGGCTGCCGTGCGTTCGTTCGCGCGCACCTGGACCATAGAATTGAAGGAGCGCGGCATCCGCGTCAACACGCTCAGCCCAGGGCCGGTGGATACGCCGATCATCGACAGCCAGGCCAGCGACCAGGCCAGCGCCGATCAGCTACGCAATATGTTCTCGACAATGATCCCACTCGGCCGCATGGGCCGTCCGGAAGAAGTCGCCGCCGCCGCGCTGTTCCTGGCGTCGGATGAGAGCAGCTTCGTCGCCGGCATCGACCTGAGCGTGGACGGCGGCATGGCGCAGGTTTAA
- a CDS encoding phytanoyl-CoA dioxygenase family protein, which yields MLTESQKQQYQRDGFIVIPGFKSADEITRLRARAAQIVNDFDPAAQSGIFSTIEQEKTTDDYFLGSDNTVRCFFEEEAFGADGLLKQAKELSINKIGHAMHDLDPAFRAFTADARLEELARELGLSDPKVWQSMYIFKQPGIGGEVRWHQDATYFDTDPVSVTTFWFALEDATLDNGCMWAEPGGHRGPMRERFLRNGDDVRMEKLSDMGWPDNSTAVPLECKAGSLVCFHGLLPHYSAPNRSAVSRHAYTLHVTDGATRYSPQNWIQRDEKLPARGFL from the coding sequence ATGCTGACAGAATCACAAAAACAACAATATCAACGCGATGGCTTCATCGTCATCCCCGGTTTCAAGAGCGCCGATGAGATCACCAGGCTGCGCGCCCGCGCCGCGCAGATTGTCAACGATTTCGATCCGGCCGCGCAATCCGGCATCTTCAGCACAATCGAGCAGGAAAAGACCACCGACGATTACTTCCTCGGCTCCGACAACACCGTGCGCTGCTTCTTTGAAGAAGAAGCCTTCGGCGCCGACGGCCTGCTGAAACAGGCCAAGGAACTATCGATCAACAAGATCGGCCACGCCATGCACGATCTCGACCCGGCCTTTCGCGCCTTCACCGCCGACGCCCGTCTGGAAGAATTGGCGCGCGAACTCGGTCTGTCCGATCCAAAAGTCTGGCAGTCGATGTACATCTTCAAGCAGCCCGGCATCGGCGGCGAAGTGCGCTGGCACCAGGACGCCACCTACTTCGACACCGATCCGGTCAGCGTCACCACCTTCTGGTTCGCGCTGGAAGACGCCACCCTGGACAACGGTTGCATGTGGGCTGAACCAGGCGGCCATCGCGGCCCGATGCGCGAACGCTTCCTGCGCAACGGCGACGACGTGCGCATGGAAAAGCTCAGCGACATGGGCTGGCCGGACAACAGCACCGCCGTGCCGCTGGAATGCAAGGCCGGTAGCCTGGTGTGCTTCCACGGCCTGCTGCCACACTACAGCGCGCCGAACCGTTCGGCGGTATCGCGCCACGCCTACACGCTGCACGTCACCGACGGCGCCACCCGCTACTCGCCGCAAAACTGGATCCAGCGCGACGAAAAACTGCCGGCGCGAGGCTTCCTGTAA
- a CDS encoding sugar phosphate isomerase/epimerase family protein, translating to MQIQIFAAQWGNNELPAPVFIERVKAAGFDGIEMSLPLDAAERDDWTRQIADAGLGLIVAQWETVFHPTFAPHKQALAELLHNACAARPLHVNSHTGKDYFTPAQNRELLDLAADISRQHGVPIVHEIHRSRFSGHPMLLMPYLEQMPDLQLTADLSHWCCACESLLEDQPETLAKTLPHVRHIHARVGHAQGPQVADFRAPESQAALEAHLSWWDEVIRLRRAAGASRMTLTPEFGPVPYTQTLPYTQKEVSNAWELNVAMLQLLRQRYA from the coding sequence ATGCAGATCCAGATTTTCGCCGCCCAGTGGGGCAATAACGAGCTGCCGGCGCCGGTGTTCATCGAGCGCGTGAAAGCCGCAGGTTTCGACGGCATCGAAATGTCGCTGCCGCTCGACGCCGCCGAACGCGATGACTGGACCCGCCAGATCGCTGACGCGGGTCTGGGCCTGATCGTCGCCCAATGGGAGACGGTGTTTCACCCGACCTTCGCGCCGCACAAGCAAGCGCTGGCCGAACTGCTGCACAACGCCTGCGCCGCCAGGCCGCTGCACGTCAATTCGCACACCGGCAAGGACTACTTCACGCCTGCGCAGAACCGCGAACTGCTGGACCTCGCCGCCGACATCTCACGCCAGCATGGCGTGCCGATCGTCCACGAGATCCACCGCAGCCGTTTCAGCGGCCACCCGATGCTGCTGATGCCTTACCTTGAACAGATGCCGGACCTGCAGCTGACGGCCGACCTGTCACACTGGTGCTGCGCCTGCGAATCCCTGCTGGAAGACCAGCCGGAGACGCTGGCCAAAACGCTGCCGCACGTGCGCCACATCCACGCCCGCGTGGGACACGCGCAAGGTCCGCAAGTAGCCGACTTCCGCGCGCCGGAATCGCAGGCCGCTCTGGAAGCGCACCTGTCATGGTGGGATGAAGTGATACGCCTGCGCCGCGCCGCCGGTGCATCGCGCATGACGCTGACGCCGGAATTCGGCCCGGTGCCCTACACGCAAACCCTGCCCTACACGCAGAAGGAAGTCTCGAACGCGTGGGAACTGAACGTGGCAATGCTCCAGCTGCTGCGCCAGCGCTACGCCTGA
- a CDS encoding LysR family transcriptional regulator gives MDRFLLMHCYVRAVETGSFSAVARELGTGQPNISRNIAALEQHLGTRLLHRSTRKLTPTPEGERYYVEVRRVLDAAEEADANARGEGKPSGLLRVSCSTVLGRVHLLPHVGALLARYPEMELDLQLSDRYIDLVEDGVDLAIRVGVPEDSALRARRIGMSERVCVASTAYLAGRAAPQTPGDLQQHHCIVYTLMNSGISWRFREGEVPVRGSFRSNTLDGVHRAVMDGLGIGYGPQWMFEREILDGSVRMLLADHYAPAVPINIIYSAHRLLPRRAAVFMDFIAEAFGRDPTLQEGALARLSAKTPSRRRRRRR, from the coding sequence ATGGACCGCTTTCTTTTGATGCACTGCTATGTCCGCGCCGTCGAAACCGGCAGCTTTTCCGCCGTCGCGCGCGAACTGGGCACCGGCCAGCCCAACATCAGCCGCAATATCGCGGCGCTGGAGCAGCATTTGGGCACGCGGCTGCTGCACCGCTCCACCCGCAAGCTGACGCCAACCCCGGAGGGTGAGCGCTACTACGTCGAGGTGCGCCGGGTGCTCGATGCCGCCGAGGAAGCCGACGCCAATGCACGCGGGGAGGGCAAGCCGAGCGGCCTGTTGCGGGTCAGTTGTTCGACCGTGCTGGGACGCGTGCATCTATTGCCGCATGTAGGGGCACTGCTGGCCCGCTATCCCGAGATGGAACTGGACCTGCAACTGAGCGATCGCTATATCGATCTGGTGGAAGATGGCGTCGACCTGGCGATACGGGTTGGCGTGCCGGAAGATAGTGCGCTGCGCGCGCGCCGCATCGGCATGTCGGAGCGGGTCTGCGTGGCGAGTACCGCGTATCTGGCCGGACGCGCGGCGCCGCAAACGCCGGGCGACCTGCAGCAGCATCACTGCATTGTCTACACGCTGATGAATTCAGGCATCAGCTGGCGCTTCCGTGAGGGCGAAGTGCCGGTGCGCGGTAGTTTTCGCTCGAATACGCTGGATGGCGTGCATCGCGCTGTCATGGATGGGCTGGGAATCGGCTACGGGCCGCAATGGATGTTCGAGCGCGAGATACTCGACGGCAGCGTGCGCATGCTGTTGGCTGACCACTATGCGCCGGCGGTACCGATCAACATCATTTATTCCGCGCATCGCCTGCTGCCACGGCGCGCCGCTGTGTTCATGGACTTCATCGCCGAAGCGTTTGGCCGCGATCCGACATTACAGGAAGGAGCGCTGGCGCGCTTGTCGGCAAAGACGCCTTCGCGCAGGCGAAGGCGTCGTCGATAA